In Zingiber officinale cultivar Zhangliang chromosome 3B, Zo_v1.1, whole genome shotgun sequence, a single window of DNA contains:
- the LOC121968129 gene encoding uncharacterized protein LOC121968129, with product MLYFYFSRYYWILTIVNEDKNMIYLLDSMSNRNRDDAWKTMVTNGVKMYNASKGIAKAPGFKQLTGNLKQSGSVECGYCVMRYMKEIVECENLQLEKMFAGTIKNQYYNQSQYDEVRSEWSEFIYSYLDA from the exons atgttatatttttattttagcaGGTACTATTGGATCTTGACTATTGTCAATGAagataaaaatatgatatatttattggactctaTGTCTAATAGAAACCGAGACGATGCATGGAAAACTATGGTGACAAA tggggtcaagatGTACAATGCCTCAAAGGGTATTGCTAAAGCACCAGGTTTTAAGCAATTGACG GGTAATCTAAAACAAAGTGGTtctgttgaatgtggatattgtgtgatgaggtacatgaaagagatagttgAATGTGAAAATCTACAGTTGGAGAAGATG TTTGCAGGAACAATCAAGAATCAATATTACAACCAATCTcaatatgatgaagtcagaagtgaatggagcgaatttATCTACTCGTATCTAGATGCCTAA